The Oceanicaulis alexandrii DSM 11625 DNA segment CTTCGCGCAGGGCCCAGAACTCAGCCATTTGCGCTTCGGTCTGCGCCAGCGCCGCGTCAGAAACGAGGCCCTTTTCAAAGGCGGTTTCGAGCGCGCTTTCCATCAGCGACTGGGCGCGATCGGTTTCCGGGCTCACAAGCTCGACCAGCACCGTCCAGGCAGGGTCTGAGTCCAGCGGATGGCGCGCGCCGGGCAAATGATGGACGGCGAGGTCCAGCCCGATTTTCGGCATCAGTTCGAACGCGGCGACCGATCCGGTGGCGTCTTTCATATGGCCCAGCAACTCGACCGCCTGAGCCGGGCTCTCGACAGCCGCAATGGCGACAGCGGTGGAGGCGGGGCGGGCGAACAGCTTCAGCGTGGCGGCGGTGACCACGCCCAGCGTGCCTTCCGCGCCGATGAAGAGCTGTTTGAGGTCATAGCCGGTATTGTCCTTGCGCAGGCCCGACAGGTCAGACAGGACTCGGCCATCAGGCAGGACGGCTTCCAGGCCCAGCACCAGCTCGCGCATCATGCCATAGCGCAGCACGTGCACGCCGCCTGCGTTTGTGGAGATCAGCCCGCCGATCATCGCCGAGCCTTGCGCGCCCAGAGACAAGGGAAACAGCTTGCCGGCGTCTTTCGCGGCGCCTTGCACGCTTTCAAGGATCGCGCCCGCTTCGCAGGTGAGTGAGTCGTTATCGGCGTCGATGGCGCGGATGGCGTTCATGCGCTTTAACGACAGCACGACTTCACCCTGGGGCGTCGAGCCGCCGACCAGGCCGGTATTGCCGCTTTGCGGGATCACCGCCACGCCGGCTTCATTGCACATGGAGAGGATGCGGCTCACCTCCTGGGTGGTGGAGGGTTTGAGCAGCAGAGGTGACGCGCCCTGATACCGCCCGCGCCAATCGCGCACATGGGGGGCGAGTTCATCAGGATCCTCGCTCCACGCTTTGGGGTCGAGGGCGGCTTTCAGGGCGGTCAGGGTTTCGGTGCTCATACGGGCAGTGTGCAACCGCCGCATTGGGTAGAACAAGAGCCCAAAGACGTCCGCCGCGGTTAATCTGCGGCTTTTTCCAGAACAGCTTCGAAGCGCATGGAGGGAGCGGCGTCCGCCCGGCCCTGGAAGACATAGGCGTCGCCTTCGCGCTTTCCGGTCAGGGTGAGGGCGAATTTGTCGAACTCACCAAAGACCGACAGGCGGGAGGGGTCGTGATTGGTGACCACCATCTTCACCTGCAGCTCGTTTTCGGGACCCGAAACGCTGCCGACATAATACATACCCGAATCTCCACCCAGTACGCGGCTGTCCTGGATGATGATCACGCCCTTGGCGTCATCAAGCGGGGTGCGGAAGGAGGCGATGTAGAGACCGTTTTGCATAGCTTGCGTCTTATCATCCAGAGTCTGAACACAACCTTGAGCAGTTGTTCTAACGCTCTGCAGCTGCACGTCTGAGGCGGTCGTTTATCGCC contains these protein-coding regions:
- a CDS encoding FAD-binding oxidoreductase → MSTETLTALKAALDPKAWSEDPDELAPHVRDWRGRYQGASPLLLKPSTTQEVSRILSMCNEAGVAVIPQSGNTGLVGGSTPQGEVVLSLKRMNAIRAIDADNDSLTCEAGAILESVQGAAKDAGKLFPLSLGAQGSAMIGGLISTNAGGVHVLRYGMMRELVLGLEAVLPDGRVLSDLSGLRKDNTGYDLKQLFIGAEGTLGVVTAATLKLFARPASTAVAIAAVESPAQAVELLGHMKDATGSVAAFELMPKIGLDLAVHHLPGARHPLDSDPAWTVLVELVSPETDRAQSLMESALETAFEKGLVSDAALAQTEAQMAEFWALREGIPEAEKAHGKAAKHDVSVPVSRMAAFMEEATAKAEAMMPEALVIAFGHVGDGNVHFNVARKTPGSGDDFVAACAPVTEAIYDLVDKHGGSISAEHGVGVLKRAELAKRKPVEVAVMRAIKQTLDPNAIMNPRVMLDIG
- a CDS encoding GrlR family regulatory protein → MQNGLYIASFRTPLDDAKGVIIIQDSRVLGGDSGMYYVGSVSGPENELQVKMVVTNHDPSRLSVFGEFDKFALTLTGKREGDAYVFQGRADAAPSMRFEAVLEKAAD